The DNA sequence CCGGCGAAGACGATCAGGGTCACTAAGGTGCTTTGGGTCCCATCCGACAGGTCCTGCTCTACAAATAAGAAACACATCACAACATAATAAATATCATAACTGCAGTAGAACATATGACATTAAAGTTATTACTACAAATGTGTAAGCCTGCCTTTAACTATGCTAACAAGTAAAAGAAATATGCCTCACTTCTCAAATAAATTAATTTCTGCAGAAAGAGATAAGTGCAAGCCATGCCTAACTTCTACCAATCCACCGTAGTCTATCAGCTAGACTTATTCAATTTAGAATGATTCAAATAAATGAGAATGTATTATTTCTAGAATTAAAATACAAGATTTTTATCTTCTTGTAATTGAACACTTGCTATGGTAACGCACCTGTTGATCTCATCTTCTCTTAACCAATCTGTTACTACTAGTAGAAAGCGCGCGCCCTCGCGCGCGTGGGTAAAGAGAACGTGGCAGCTATAGAAGAAATATATGTTGGTTAACATCTTCAAATTAGACCTAAATAAATACGTTATCAAGGAATGGTCGCCAGACACATACTAATGCTATAGGGCACAACAAAAGCATCAATATTAAAGATAAGTCAACATAACAAAGTACCCTAAAAGCAGACTGCTATGATAATCATGATAAGGCAGCAATGAGTAGCTAGTAAAATGAGCTTGAACTTTTGTATTCCTTCGATGATGAATTAACAGCAGGTTGTAAGTGATCAACAATTTGCAAAAACAGGTGTTTCCCATGATTGACAAAGCAAAGATAGAATTTGAAGATTCATTCTTTATCAAAGCATTCGGCATTGCAGGTTGGGCCATCTGTAAAGAGAGGAATGATTACATCTTTAGACAAATCAGCCCACTGCACGAAAAACTGAAAACCGAACCAATTTTTTCAGGGAAACTTACATGTAGTTGTATAGATAAGAATTGAGTTACAAACGTATTCTAAATATCTGGGTGACCATATTCTATATTGGCAAAGACTGTAGTAAAAGCTACTGCTGCATCATATACCCAGTGCGTAAAAATGTCACAGATTTTAACAGCAATATAAAAAAGTGTATTATGAAAACTTAAGATTGGAGGTACGGTAAGTACAGATGTTATGAAAGTAACCCATTCTAGCGCACCACGTCAGGTAAGAAGCAAACAATCCTCAGTACCACCCAAGGAAGTTTTTTGTTTCATAAGCAACTCATGTAAAACATTTCTTTTACCAAACAACTATGTACAAATGGAACATTAAAAAATAGTTTGCTAATTAGATGGTGTTCTCTACTCAACCAACTGCCGCaagtaaaatcattttaaaatgaTTCCTGGTTCACCTCCAACGGTAAAAAGAATTGAAATTGCAGTAACAACAGAGTATGCAGAGATATATTGCTTATTTTTGTTGTGCCCACCTACTTGACGACAAGCATATTAAGCTCTGTAGCCATCTCTCTGAACTGAGTCAGCTATTGGTCCACAATTTATCAGCATCTTGGATCAAGTCTCATATAAAATGGAGCATGCAACACTTTGTGTAGAGTAAGTCTGAATTAGGATTTTGGACCATCCATCCCCAAAAAATATGAATTCTAAATAAAGCTAAGGGCACTATAATAAATACCAAATCTATTAAATTGACAGGAATTTGTGTGTAATGTATAGATGAACCAAACTCGAAACGAAGCATAAGAAATTTGAAGACTTGTTCTAGCCATTACACACATGTAGTTTTGAAGGTCATGAAACTCTCTTCCTTTGTACGTGGACATGAAGAGCATGCacttaaaattattacacaTATGTATGTGCAGAGAAATTTTTATGGAATAACAGGGTGAATTATGGTTTTATTATAAATGGAGAAATTTTTATGAAATAACAGGGTAAATTATGGCTTTATTATAAATGGAGAACCtgtataaataaaatatattaaAGGGAACTGCGTACCTCCCAATACTCAAACTCAAATTTAGGCAGCTCAGATCGATTTGCAATTATGTTTGCCTCCATGCTTCAtggcttcttttttttcaagcaGAGAAGGGCTCAACACATACAACCTCAatactaataataataataatatagctCACATCTTTGAAAAAGTTGTCACCTGAAAGTGATTGAGTTTCAGTAAACTGTGATATAGTCAGTGTAGTAAACCTTGCCATAAATTAAATTTTAATACTATTAATTCATTTAATAAAATTTAAAGTTCAAATCTGGTACATTTATTAAGaaggtaaaataaaaaaataagcacACACTCCATGGGGAGCGCGGCACCAGAATACACAACTTAAAATTCAGAGCAACAGAGTAACCTGCTCAAGGGCCTGACATAAAACATAAAAAAGAGTGTGTAATCAGGAACTAGGCTAATTGACTAATTGACAGATTAGTTACACGAACTAGAGGGAACTGTAATCATGAAAGAACTAACTTTTTATGATTCCAATCTCTAAATATGTGAAACATAATATATACTAAACAAGTAGTAAATAAAATCACATGACGAGACGCCCTCCTCCTACACCATACACGCACGAGGCCTAATCCACACCGACTATAAACACCGGATTGAACATCATCCGAGTTCCCCAATGCCAAGATCCCATCAGCCAAACCCCAGTTTCTTAGTGCCCCAATCCAAATCGCCATTACCTAAATCGAGGTTTTTCATGCCGGAATCGAGATCCCGAGATCCTACTGCTGTAAATCCAAATCCCCATTACCTAAATCGAAGTTCTTTGTGCCGGGATCGAGATCCCGAGATCCCACCGCCGTCAATCCAAATCCCCATGGGGAGAGGAGGGCGCGGCCGTCGGCGGGCTGGGGAGGGGGCGCGACCGTCGCGGGCTGGAGACGGAGGGCGCCGAATCAGTGGCAGCGGCTGGCAGGGGCGCGGATCTAGAGGTTGCCGACCTGGTTGCGGCGGACGTCATGGGTGCGGACCTGCTGCTGCGGACGGCATGGGTGCGGAGCTGCTGCTGCGGACGCATGGGTGCGGAGCTGCTGCTGTGGACGGCATGGGTGCAgagctgctgcggcggcggggcGGGCATGCGTGTGGAGCTCGGCGGCGCAgcgtgtgcgtgcgtgcgtgaggAGCCGAGCGGAGGAGTCCGTGAGCGGTGCGTGTGTGCTGGTCGAGTGCGTGCAAGGGTGTTTGGGGCGGCTGGGGTGGGTCAGTAGTGTTTGGGGCTGGCTAGTTTTTCTTAAAAGAATTCTTTCCCGAGTTCTTTATCCTAGCCTCTTCCCCGAGAGCCACAGACAAAGCACTTGGGgaaaaaaatttattttttgggtttttttacCCTATTTTTTTTGTGAGGTTTTCCCACATTATTTAAAACCACTTGTTCAAATTTGGGAAAATTTTAAccttttttaatatatttcatTAGTTTTTTCGTTCTGTTGATTTTTTTACATACTTCAAAATTGAACTACAGGTGCATAAATTAATAGAatttttttattcaaaaaataatattcatgatATTTGGTATATGTTGAGGCCATATCCAATAGCTCACATGAAATGTCGAACATCTTGTTGTCATAACATGATGAACAACTTGTAGGAAAagtgtttttaaattatataaaattcgaacaaaatctaaaaatcacgaaacttgattgggtgtcatgttatcacatctataggctatggtaaaaatttgagAAGGTTTCAAATAAGGTGTCATGTTGGATGGTTAAAACTCAGACATCTCCGTATGTGATCATAAGTGATCACATGTACAGATATCTAGGTTTTAGACATCTGACGTCACAACTTCTTCGAAAACTTCTCAATTTTTTACCATAGCCTCTACATGCAATAACATAACGCCCAGACAAGTTTCATGATTTTCAGACTTCATTCgaattttttataatttaaaaacaCTTTATCTATAAGTTGTTCTTCATGTTACGACAACAAGATGCTCGACATTTCATGTGAGCTCCTGAATACGGCCTCAACATACACCAAGtatcatgaatatcattttttgaatcAATAAATTCTATTATTTCATGaacctgcagttcaaatttgaagtaTGCAAAAAAATTCAAGGAAACGAAAAAAACTAAtgaaatatactaaaaaaagttTAAATTTTCCCAAATTTGAACAAGAAGTTTTAAATAATGTGAGGAAGGcctcagaaaaaaaaatagagcaaaaaaataaaaattcttcccCGAGTGTCTTTCTTGGCTCTCGGGGAAGAGACCCTTCCCCGAGTGCTAGGCCCACGACACTCGGGGAAGCCAGCATTTTCTCCGAGAGCTATGCCATGGCACTCGGGAAAGGGCCTCTTCCCCGAGAGTTAAGCAAGGCACTCggggaagattttttttttatttttagtttaacGACACCGTTGAGTTAGGCCGTCAAGTAACACTTTTCTTCTCCTAGTGTGgctcttccccgagtgttgcactcggggaagagggCCTTTACCGAGTGTTGCTCTTCCCCGAGAGCCAGGTATTTTGTGGCACTCGGGAAAGCCTCTCTTCCCCGAGTGTaattcttccccgagtgcaacactcAGGGAAGATTGGCTTCCCCGAGTGCTCGATTTTTGGCTCTCGGGGAAGCCTGCGACACTCGGGAAATTTTGATTCTCCCGTAGTTAGCGTTTTAGGAGTACAAATTTAAAATAGTATGCGGACATACTTTTCTGACACCTGTAGACATATACTTTTTGACGAGTATCAGTACATACACATTAAAATAAGTGTCTAACACTAATTAAATGAGGATTGAGGAGAAAAAATGGTACTAGTATGCGTGCATACTTTTGACGAGCTAGTAGATTATATGGTGTATACAATTCTGAGGAGTATTTGTACATTTTTTTACAAGGGAGTAAAAGTATATACTCCCTTTGCTATATATACTGGCGCTTCTGATTTCATGAGATGGGTCCATTAGTTGATTGTAGTAACTCTATAATGTATATACAAACTGGTATGTAATTCTACTGCATCTACATGCTGACAAAAGTTTCTAAACTGAATATATATGCAGTCCCTACAAGATAGCTTCAGCTATAAACTAACTTGCTACTTTACTGTGCCATACTCATCCCTCGTATATTTGAGCCCTTCATAAAACTCATGATTCCAAACCTATCAGAAAAAATATTGTAAGTTATAAAGTAATATGAAAAGTATCAAATGATCCTATGATGAACAAAAGTATGCAAACATACACTGATCTGGAAAGGTATCTAAACATACTCATATTTGAAAACAGTATCTAAGCATACTCTTAATTCTTGATTATTGATTCTGGTAGTATATTTCCTGGTAGTATATCTACATACATGGTTAGAAGGCAAGAGGAGTATGCAGACATACATATgcatacatgagaaatataaaTTTGGCCAACATAAATGTAATGCTAGATCCATAATCGCTGCATGTGTGGTATCTATAAAGAGATATCTGcctgaaaagaagaagaagaagaaaataacATGACCAATCAGATGCAGCCATGCACGTATACTCTCTTGATCCAATTGCATATACAAACGGAGATCAGATTCGTCACTCGTCATCTTGATTCAGATTTCAAGAGGAGCTATGAACTCATACCTGTTAGTTATTGACTGAACGCATGAGACAGGCATTGGACAAGCCCGCCCTCCCGCTGGAGGCAGCACATACGGCCTAGCGCGATAGGGGCGCCGCTTGGGGACCACAACTTGTCAAGGTCGTGGCCGGTAGGGAGGGAGAAGGGCGGCGCCTACGGAggagcggccgccgccgccggcggataGGGAAGGGGTGCCACACCATGCGCCTGATACGCCCCGCCGTTGATCAGTGAAGGGGCGCCACCACGGCCGCGTCGGAACTGGAATGGGGCATGGCGCCGCAGCCGCTATCGAGATGGGGAAGGGCGCCGCGGGCACCGTCGAGATGGGGAaaagcgccaccgccgccgcttcGTGTGGTTTGGTAGGCTCAAAATGCAGGACGCCGTGTATCGATGTATGCATCTAACGGGTAAGGATGTGCTATTAAACCCGATAAGTAGAAGCCAAGTTTGGTGGACGAGCACCACCCGCACGTCAACGGCCCGTTATGCTCCATTTGGCTCGACGCTCGCGTGCATTACTTCCAGGTCGGAGTAGATACATGTACGTGTATAAAGGAgtttccctatatatatatattctctaTATTATACCCTGGGTACTGAATAATAATCCGTCTCTATATTATACCCTGGGTACTGAATAATAATCAGTACCCGATCCCAAAACACCGCCGAGCCACGGGTGCTCCTCCTAtccctctgtttttttttctcggcACCAACCTCTTTTTTATCGTATCCTTTTTTTCTATTTCTATAATCTCCGGATCGTGGGGAACACACGGAGGAGACGCCAGTTTCGCCCCAGCTCGCTGCTCCCGACGCCCGAGCTCTACTcgcgcctcgccgccgccatcgCCATCTCCGATGcacttgccgccgccgccctcttGCTTTGCCGCTATCGAGGGCCTTCCTGGCATTGTctccctcctccccctcccctcacCACCTCAGCTTGCCGTCGCCATTAGCCGCAGCCGCAACCGTGGTTTTGAAGCTCCTCCTATCGTAGCTCGCCGCCGCCAAGGGCCCTCCTAGTATCATCTCCCTCCCCCCTCCCATCAGCCCCTCAGATCGCCGTCGCTATTGGCCGTGGCCGCGGTTTTGAAGGCCCAATGGCGACTCTTCTTGCGACGCTAGCCGTTAGCTCGCCACCAGgcgcaccaccgctgctcctgcCAACACTGCCGGCAGATCCAGGCGCCCCTCCTCCAGATCCCCTTCTGTAGCTCCTCGTTTGCACCATCTCCTCatccttccccttccccttcttGATTTTATTTGATGATTCGAGTGCAGGATGTGTTCCCTGCAAGCGTTTGATTGTCGGCCCAGGTCATGACCAAGAGCTCCTCTTCAACTGCAGCAAGGTGAGTTTGTCTCGGCCGCCAATGATGGTTGTATAACTGTTACCAATACCAATTGTGTTGTGTAATATAGTGTATTCATTAGGAGATGCCTCTCGAGGGATGTCGCTGTGCAGCCCCGAACCCGGCCTCCTACACGTGAGGTAAGGCTAGCCCTTAATCCTTGTTATTATAACTGTGTATCGATTTGCTGACTGAACGGGGAAGCTTGTCGATTCTGATCCATCCAGAGAGAGCTGGTGGTATTTTACCACTGTTTTGTTAGTTGAGGGAGACCAATTCCAGTAACTAGATATTTATGTACTATTTTTTTAAAGGAATTGATTACTTTTATTTATGAAGATGAGTACCTGTTCAGACATGCAGAATGTGATGATCATATTGATATAAAATATTTATGATTAGGAAATCAACACATGACGCTAGAGTGCAAAGCATTTAAGTTTTTCGGTCACACATGACAGTATTTGTGAACAGGCCACATTGGTAGCAAATAATAGAGTTTTTTTCAGTTGATGACATAATCAGCATAATTTAAGTTTTTATGGTACCACACGACATTATTTGCTTCTACCCTATGTAAAGGCATCGATGCTGCTGCATGTTAGTTTCACCTTATCGTTAGAATTTTGTTTTTTACAGTCTGAATAGTttagtttatttatttttacatGAACTCTACTACTACTTATTAGGATGTTTCTCTGCTAGCACTCCTGGCTTTATGCGGGAACAGCAGTCACAGCGGGCCGATAGCAATTTAGATGCATTATTTGCTTCTCCAATGAAACCAAATTTCTTCAATTTGCTTAGGCCTCGCCCCAGAGGATTTAGTGATAAGATCATATTTCCTTTAGCCCACACTTTTGACCCAGAAGAACTAAGCTCTTATACTACTGTGAACTGCAACAGTGCAACTAATCTTTCCAATTTATCAAATCTCTTTTGCTTAATGTGTTCATTTGTTAATTTCTTATGTCAGTTCCTTGAGGTTATAaattgagaaatgacaataattatcaaacgcGCTCCTGCAGCGTGCTCTGTTTGTATGCATTTTTTGTGATATTAATGTTAGTGTTTGCTATCTACCAGCCTAATTCAAAAAAACTTCAATGATGATCAGCTTTTGTTTATTAACTCATTGACCCATCCTTTATCAGATGCCAGAAGTCAACATGTTGTTTTGAAGTCCACTGTAGTCTAAATATCTTTGATCATATTTCGTGTTTAGAGCTAATATTTTCATCAATGTTATTTATTCTCTTTTGTCCTTCTTAGGTTGTGTGTATGTAAATCCCTGGTGTTTTCCATCAAAGCACCCTCCTCTAGCTACACTCCATGATCACTCACAAAGGTCATTTTTTTCTAATATCCCCAATTTGTAGGTCTGACTTCTTATGCTTGAGTTCTCATCATGTTTttttattcattacttcattagATAATTAGCCATAACAATATATCCTCCTGCATGGAGACCTTGGGTTTTGTGCTCCCTTCTTAACACCAAGGTCAAGCCAAGTTGTAGCTTTTGCTCACATTCGTGCACGCCGGACGAGTAGCGACGAGCAACCTGATGCCAGTGTGCCTCCTGCTGCTGATGCAGTAGTCTTATTAATAGTTCAATTGCTGCAGAAACACTAAAATTTATCTCCTATGTGCCCACCTTATTGGTATTTTCATTCCAGGCATGGTGCTTCTAGGACGAGGATCTGAACCTATCCAGCCTACCTATGCTAAAATTGATTTCTCTGATTGAACATTGTAGTATGAGAATTTTCACATGATGTTGGTCTCATCCTTGTCCTGTTTATGTAGCCTAGAATGAGCAGAAACAGAGCAGTATCTGATTGTTGAATTGGTGTCCCTTCTTCCCTTCATGGCTCTAAAGTTGAGTATTTTGATGTTTCTCCAGGAAGCCATTTTattgtagaatatttttagaagAAGCCAGCCATTTTATTGTAGACTATTTTCAGATGAAACAATTTAACTGTAAATTATCAGGCTATCTCTCCTATTTTGGTTCTCAAGTGTCACCAACTAGATATGTTGGGAAAAATATACTCCATCCCATAAAAAGTGTCATTCTAGAATTCAAATTTTGTCCCTTTGAAAGTGTTGTTTGCCTACCTATAGGAACTGTACCAGCAACTGTCCACCTGCACTCACCCATCACCCACTCACTCGCCAGCACGTAGCCTGTTAGTGGCAGCTTCTTCATTTATAGTACTTCATCTTATGTAATTATTGGATAGTAGAGGCATGCAGGCATTTTACTCTTCTCCTTGATACAAACACCAGCCTCCCAAATGACCATATATATGGCACAGAGGTAGTATTTGCTGCAGACAGTTTGATAATACTAGGATTGTTCCAGAAAGCAGGTGGTCCTAGAAATCCTAGCCTgctacatgaaaataaaaatattatttagaaaCATATTCCGTAGTATGATTCATCAATATAATTGTCATTGGGTGGATTCACTTATTCAGTTAACTACTGGTGCCGAGACACAAGATTTAGTGCTATGATTAATTTATGATATTATAAGTGCTGCTGTTGTGATATAGTAACTGTGGTGGATTAATTAGCAGCTCCTTTTTTTGCTTGACTCATTGCGTAAGCATGGAAATTAAAACTTCAAACTTAATCATCACTGCATCTAGAGTTTGGTCAATTTCGATTGAAGATCCAGCTATCCAAGTAGTAATGCCTCGGAGACTTCACTTATTCAGCTTATGTCTTCTCTGACCTGTCAACCAAACTAACTCTTGTCATGGCTTGGTGGGATTTTGTAATGACGGTTCTGTATGAGAAGGGGTTGTAGCCTGATGGCCAAGTAACACATCAGTTTGTCCATGTTTGTGTGCCTGAGGTAATTTTGTCTTCCTCCTATCTTCCCCTCATGAACTCTGTCCCTTGTAAAATTCAAGTGTTTCATGCTCCAAAAGATCATCTTTTATTAAATGAGTCCTTTCTTTCAAATGTCATGCGGGTATTTTTGTTCAGCgtatgttgggaaattgcaacaCAGGACCATCATGTGCTCTGCATGCTATTACTAATTGAATTCTGGACTCAAACATGTTCTCATGAGGTTAAAAAATTGTATATGCTCTGAATTGTCAATTCAAATTGACACTTTAATTTCATCTTTTTGTTTTTGAGATGCCATCAAAATCAGATATGTGCTCTGCTTCCTTGGGTACTTCTGTTCTCTGGCTTTTTCCTTGTTGCGTGAAAGGAGCCTGCAGATTGTTTACCTCACTTAGATATaccttatttatatttattgttCACAGATTACTACAGGTTGTCTTGTTTAATCTAATGAACTGCTAATCATATTGTTGTTTTATCTTCTAGCTATTGCACTTGAGAATGCTTCAGTACGAATATATAATGTGTTTCAGTAGGAACACTAGATCCTGATCTCATATCTTGttgtttattttgttttttcttgtgCCTTCAGAATAAACAGCTGTAGACACTCACAACAGTCTTATTCTGTGATCTAGTTTATTAATATTTCTTAGTTAAGTAAACATCTCCAAGTATGTGGTTAGAAATAAATTTGGTCACAAGGGCTTGTGGATGCTCAATAAGCTATTTCCCAAGGCACCAAAAACAACCTCAGCGCCTCCCTTTGGTCTGTTTCCACCGCCCctcttttcttctttctttttatgTTAGTTTTTTCCTCAACTTTTTGGTTGTCCCGGGAGAAGAGAGCGGTTCCTCCTATTATCTCGACTGGTAGATGCAGTTCATTTCTCATGGTGCCTATAGTCTACCTCTTCCGCATGTTCACCGTGTATTTGGCGGTGGCGGTACCAACTTCCATCCTGCTCCTATCATCCATTCAACTCCTCCTGCGACTCTCTTTTACCAATTCCCTCATTTGGCCTATTCGATGGCTACGACAGTCCCTTATCTATTTAGCTCCCCAGTAGCTTTTGACGACTCTTTTTGCTAAGTCCTCcctaaacaaaaaaaatctgcTACCTTAAGCACAAAATGTTTTTATCATTCTTTATGTGTGTTAGTTTTTCATATTATGCACTATCCGTTCTATGTTCAGTTATTCTTTCATAAGCCTCTACTGCCCTATCCACAACTTCTGTTATTTGACCCACAAATATATTTTCTAGTGCCCTTAATCAACTAAAGCCCTCTTGCAAATACCTCTTTATTCTACCGTCTTCATAGTCGTTCTACAGGTAGTTGGTAGCCTAGTTGAACCTTTAATCATGTGACTAGAGATGTAAGTGTGATGGATATTTTGGGACAGCAGCAGGCTTGCAGTGTATGTTATCCACCCAAGTTCTACTGTTTTGAAGCTAGCAGATACACCTGACCATGTGAGACCTGTGCAGTAGATATTTTGGAAGGGGATGCAGTAGTCTTATGTCTGGCCATCTTGCTTACTATAGAGTATTCACAACCATATAACACTTTTCTTCTTCCTAGTTTAGTAGCTTCCTTTCTTTTGTGCTCGCTTAACCTTGGGGATGAACTGATCTAGGAGGTTACAGGTTGAAGGGCATTGTGAATTTGTGATGTAGACTGAGTCTTATGAGTTACAGGTTTAATCTCCATTTGTGGTGTTATTTGCTTATTGTAGACAATCCATCTGTCCTCTGTTCGTACCGCTGGCCCTAGCGCCCTGCCCCTGTTGCTAATGCCTCTCACTCAACATGTCCTACATGCT is a window from the Sorghum bicolor cultivar BTx623 chromosome 5, Sorghum_bicolor_NCBIv3, whole genome shotgun sequence genome containing:
- the LOC110435481 gene encoding uncharacterized protein LOC110435481 isoform X2; the protein is MEANIIANRSELPKFEFEYWEMAQPAMPNALIKNESSNSIFALSIMGNTCFCKLLITYNLLLIHHRRNTKVQAHFTSYSLLPYHDYHSSLLLGCHVLFTHAREGARFLLVVTDWLREDEINRTCRMGPKAP
- the LOC110435481 gene encoding uncharacterized protein LOC110435481 isoform X1 — its product is MEANIIANRSELPKFEFEYWEMAQPAMPNALIKNESSNSIFALSIMGNTCFCKLLITYNLLLIHHRRNTKVQAHFTSYSLLPYHDYHSSLLLGCHVLFTHAREGARFLLVVTDWLREDEINRAGPVGWDPKHLSDPDRLRRCCGHACTASPRRDHKLGRPNPRRHRTLDRHREPSSESFLCIELVNLE